The DNA window TTGAAAATATAGCAGCGATTACTCAACAAACTTCTGGAAATACCCAGAATGTAGCTGCTTCAATTGAAGAACAAACAGCGTCTATGGAGGAAATAGCCTCATCATCAGCGAAGCTGAATAAATTGGCTCAAGATTTGCAAGAAGATATAAACAAATTTAATATCAAGTAATTTAAAGGAAAGTGAGACCAGTTTTAACCAGAAGGGCTCTTTAACCGTTATTCCCTATTGTTTGTTACTTCAAAAGGATCAGTAAAGTCACGCGTGACTTGCGCGTGACTTTTATTTTAATCAGCATTTTCTGTTTGGCCATGTAAGGCTTTTAAGGCCAGTTTGACAGCCCCGTATGCAGCATTAACTTTGAGTTTTTGCACGCGGGCCAAGGGATGGTTCTCCTTTACATAACGGAAGAACTTTTCATAGATAAAGGGGATGTTCAGCAGTATGCTTCCATTGACCACCACGGAGAAGGGACGGTCATGAACGTGTAATTGTTTTAGCAGGGCATCGGCCAAAAGGAACAGTTCCCAGGCAGCCTCTTCCAGGATTTCTTTCGCTATGTCATCCTCCGCTTGATAGCACTGGTGAACCAATCGGGCGATACTGGCCACTTCTTTTTTGTCGGCCGTATGACAGGCATACCGGATAAAATCCTCTGCCGTCTGCAAGTTTTTCTCTTCCCTAATAAGAGACAGCAGTTTGGTCGGTTTTCCCCGGCCGTCCATGCTGCGGACAGCCGCTTTTAGCGCTTTGACACCCAGATCATATCCGCTGCCTTCATCCCCGATGATATGCCCCCATCCTCCACAGCGCGCTTTCCGTCCCTCCTTTGTTTTGCCAAATCCTATGGATCCGGTGCCGGAGATGACGATGATCCCTTCGCCATCCTCAGTTCCTGCTTCCAGTGCTGTTTCAGCATCATGGGTTAACAGGATGGTGCCTTGGAAACCCAAAGACCGGATCATTTCCGTCATCATTTGCCGGTCCCATGGACGGTCAAGTCCTGCACTGCCCAGACACAGGGCGGCGCAATGGTTCAGTTTTAGTCCTGTTTTGTACATGGCCAGGTCGAATAGCTGTTTTAGTTCTTCCATCACGAAGTCAGGACTGTACGCATAAATATTGGTGGGTCCCCCTTGTTCAGTCAAAAGGACTTTACCCTTCAAGTCAGCTATGACTGAAGTGCTTTTTGTTCCTCCTCCGTCAATGCCTAACACAAATGACATGATTGTACCCCCTCCGGTCATGGATCATTCATTTACACTATCTAAAAGTAACATCAGTTCATATCTATAACAAAAATTAAACTTTTATAAAATGATTGGAATATAATTTCCTATAAAATATAATATATTTAAAATTTAGTTTCAACAGAAAGGGGGTTCATTTTTCTGTCTCTTATATGAAGGATGGCTGGTTCGACTTGGTATGATGGTAGTATTTACTGAATTCATTTAAAATTATGGAGGAACTGGGGGTTAATACTTATGCCTAGACAGGTACGCATATTTTGGGTTTGGGCACTTGTGTTTGCTTTCTTGCTTGTCGGTTGTTCCGGTGAAACGGACTCAGGTTCCGGAGAGGATCAAAATGGACAGGAGCAGGAAACTACGGCGGGAGAGACGGTCAAATTGACTATCACCAGCTGGCGGACAGAGGATACGGAAGCATACAATCGGATCATTGAGGAGTTTAACAAAGAATATCCCCACATTGAAGTGGAGTTTCGCCCTCAAAAAAACACGGAGTATAATACGCTGTTAAACACTGCTCTGCAAAGTGGCAGTGCAGCTGATATTATTCAGTTGCGGCCTTATCAGGCTGGGATGCAATTGGCTGATGCAGGTTATCTGGAGCCTTTAGATTCCATCATTGCTCTACAAGACTTTCCGCCAGAGATTCTGGAAGCGGCAACAGCCAGTGATGGCAAGATTTACGGTGTGCCTCTATCCATTAACTCGGCTCAAATTTATTACAATACACGCCTTTTTGACGAGTACGGCTTAGAGGAACCTAAAACTTGGGATGAGTTGCTCGATGTGGCTGAGACTTTGCAGCAAAAAGGCATTATTCCTTTTGCCATCGGCTCCATGGAAGGATGGATTTTGTCTCTCACCCATGCTGTGTTAGGACCTGCCTTTTACGCGGGCAATGATTTTGTGGAAGACATTTTAAGTGGAGATAAAGATTTTACGAGTGAAGAATTCGTTGCTTCCATTGAAGCCATGAAAGAGTTGGCCAAATATTTTCCCGACAATTATGTAGGTTTAAGTGGTGATGATATGCGCACCCTATTTGTCACCGAGCAGGCGGGCATGTATGTGATGGGCAGTTTTGAGTTGGAAGTGATTACCCAGTTAAATCCTGACCTGGAATTTGATTTCTTCCCGACACCGCCTGCATCCGGAGGTGAAGCGACCATTACGACCTGGGTGGATGGTTCCTATGGCGTCAATGCCGATTCTCCCCATAAGCAAGAAGCTTTGACATTTATCGAGTTTATGACCAGTGAGCAGTTCGGGACACTATTTGCCAATGAATTGAAACGGATCAGCGCCGTGCCTAACGTTCAAACCGATGATCCCATGGTGCAGAAAATGGCTGATCTTGCTGCTGAAAATTCCACTCCGTATATGATCCTGGTCTATTTCAATGAGGGAAATCCGACAACAAAACAGGAGTTGGAGGCCGCATTACAAGGGATGTACCTGGATGAATTAACGCCGGAGGAAGTGGCAGACAAGGTACAGCAAAGTGTGAATACATGGTTTGAGCCGAACAAGGAATAAGGGTGACTTGCATGAAAATGGAAGCTGATATCAAACAGAAAACAGATATTGTAGGGAAATTCAGGGGAAATTGGAAAAGGTGGTTAATCCACCTTTTTCCAATCCCCGCATTGTTAGTGTACGTCAGCTTTGTTGTCATTCCTATTTGTTCTGCTTTTGCCTACAGTTTGTTTGAGTGGCGGGGTATTCAGCGCGGTCAATTTGTCGGTTTGGACAATTTCGTGCGTTTGTTTACGGTTGAACCGTTTAACTGGATGTTTTGGAATGCCTTTAAAAACAATGTTACCTACTTTGTGATTGAAATGATCGCCCAGAATGGCATTGCCTTTATATTGGCATACATTTTGTATACCAAAATAAAAGGGGCCGAATTTTTCAAAGCGGCGTTTTTTCTCCCTCGAATTCTCTCAGTTATCATTGTTGGCTTTCTATGGAAACTCATCTTGAATCCCAATTTTGGTGCCTTAAACGTATTGCTGTCCAAGGTTGGATTGGGGGATTGGGCCAGACCCTGGCTGGGGGATCCTCACACCGCCCTTATTGCCATTATTCTCGTTAACAGTTGGTTTGGCCTGGGATTTGCCGTGTTGATTTTCCTGGCTGGCTTACAATCCATTCCCCGCGATGTGATTGAGGCCGCCCGTCTGGACGGCGCCAGAGGACCACGGCTAATCTTTTTCATTATTCTGCCGCTGATTGTCCCCTCTATCACGATTGTGACAGTGTATACCTTTATCCATGCCTTCGAAGCGTTTGAGTTAATTTATGCCATGCAAGGTTCTCAAGGTGAGCCTTATTATTCCACCGATACCTTGGCCGTCTATTTTTACCGCTTGGCTTTTGGGGGGTCAGCGGGTGATTCGGTGGCCATTGGGTTAGGGTCGGCACTGGCAGTGGTGCTCTTTTTGATCATTGCCAGTATTTCAGCGTTATTCCTTTATTTGGTCCGTAAAAAGACGGTCACCTACTGATTT is part of the Caldalkalibacillus uzonensis genome and encodes:
- a CDS encoding ABC transporter substrate-binding protein, coding for MPRQVRIFWVWALVFAFLLVGCSGETDSGSGEDQNGQEQETTAGETVKLTITSWRTEDTEAYNRIIEEFNKEYPHIEVEFRPQKNTEYNTLLNTALQSGSAADIIQLRPYQAGMQLADAGYLEPLDSIIALQDFPPEILEAATASDGKIYGVPLSINSAQIYYNTRLFDEYGLEEPKTWDELLDVAETLQQKGIIPFAIGSMEGWILSLTHAVLGPAFYAGNDFVEDILSGDKDFTSEEFVASIEAMKELAKYFPDNYVGLSGDDMRTLFVTEQAGMYVMGSFELEVITQLNPDLEFDFFPTPPASGGEATITTWVDGSYGVNADSPHKQEALTFIEFMTSEQFGTLFANELKRISAVPNVQTDDPMVQKMADLAAENSTPYMILVYFNEGNPTTKQELEAALQGMYLDELTPEEVADKVQQSVNTWFEPNKE
- a CDS encoding BadF/BadG/BcrA/BcrD ATPase family protein; its protein translation is MSFVLGIDGGGTKSTSVIADLKGKVLLTEQGGPTNIYAYSPDFVMEELKQLFDLAMYKTGLKLNHCAALCLGSAGLDRPWDRQMMTEMIRSLGFQGTILLTHDAETALEAGTEDGEGIIVISGTGSIGFGKTKEGRKARCGGWGHIIGDEGSGYDLGVKALKAAVRSMDGRGKPTKLLSLIREEKNLQTAEDFIRYACHTADKKEVASIARLVHQCYQAEDDIAKEILEEAAWELFLLADALLKQLHVHDRPFSVVVNGSILLNIPFIYEKFFRYVKENHPLARVQKLKVNAAYGAVKLALKALHGQTENAD
- a CDS encoding carbohydrate ABC transporter permease; this encodes MEADIKQKTDIVGKFRGNWKRWLIHLFPIPALLVYVSFVVIPICSAFAYSLFEWRGIQRGQFVGLDNFVRLFTVEPFNWMFWNAFKNNVTYFVIEMIAQNGIAFILAYILYTKIKGAEFFKAAFFLPRILSVIIVGFLWKLILNPNFGALNVLLSKVGLGDWARPWLGDPHTALIAIILVNSWFGLGFAVLIFLAGLQSIPRDVIEAARLDGARGPRLIFFIILPLIVPSITIVTVYTFIHAFEAFELIYAMQGSQGEPYYSTDTLAVYFYRLAFGGSAGDSVAIGLGSALAVVLFLIIASISALFLYLVRKKTVTY